In Anaerobacillus alkaliphilus, a genomic segment contains:
- a CDS encoding glutathionylspermidine synthase family protein, translating to MLPYKSLTEPFHPETYLRKWEAVEKKASEKGFTWGSLYENYEDNQYMSDSLLLVPRGMAREIENASRAVNDIYTKTFEQIGKNPSVLHDLGLPIMLWDLFLKKAKTRFSYFTRYDFIASAEGLKVIEANTDTPVGIVEAAIGQEVLCQEHQLPNPNSQLGNRVRDAWYQVIKDYYIRSTDTLYFTCADWHTEDKQTVQYLMSCYPQKAKYIPLEEIVVEKDSVKTPDGETITYLYRLYPMEFFLEERSGTGEPIGEQFLVHIMEEKLQVINPPQALLMQSKAILALITEKKTEWFTRIEQNAIEKYFLPTYSTPNRLSSYVKKPVLGREGGGIQIVVNGQILEEDVDHYQNQQTVYQQYFSMPDQTIDTWDGPYTGKLLIGSHVLAGEPSGLFFRVGGLITGNLSMFVPYTEV from the coding sequence ATGCTTCCATATAAATCATTAACAGAACCATTTCATCCCGAGACTTACCTAAGAAAGTGGGAAGCGGTTGAAAAAAAGGCATCAGAAAAAGGTTTTACCTGGGGTTCTCTTTATGAAAATTATGAAGATAACCAGTACATGAGTGATTCTTTACTGCTTGTACCAAGAGGAATGGCACGTGAAATTGAAAATGCCTCTCGTGCTGTTAACGATATATACACCAAGACATTCGAACAGATAGGTAAAAATCCGTCTGTGCTTCATGACTTAGGATTACCAATTATGTTATGGGACTTGTTTTTAAAAAAGGCTAAAACGAGATTTTCCTATTTCACAAGATACGATTTTATTGCATCTGCCGAAGGGCTAAAAGTGATAGAAGCTAATACGGACACACCTGTTGGAATCGTTGAGGCTGCAATTGGGCAAGAGGTACTTTGCCAGGAACATCAACTCCCTAACCCGAATTCACAGCTCGGCAATAGGGTAAGAGATGCTTGGTACCAAGTGATTAAGGATTATTATATTCGCTCTACAGATACGCTTTACTTTACTTGTGCGGATTGGCACACAGAGGATAAGCAAACGGTTCAATATTTAATGAGTTGTTATCCTCAAAAAGCAAAATATATTCCTTTAGAAGAAATCGTAGTTGAGAAAGACAGTGTAAAAACACCAGACGGCGAAACGATTACATACCTTTACCGTCTTTATCCAATGGAATTTTTTCTTGAAGAAAGAAGTGGAACAGGAGAACCGATTGGAGAGCAGTTTCTCGTTCATATAATGGAAGAGAAGTTACAGGTCATTAATCCCCCGCAGGCTTTATTAATGCAATCAAAAGCTATTTTAGCTTTAATTACAGAAAAGAAAACTGAGTGGTTTACGCGAATTGAGCAAAATGCGATTGAAAAATATTTCTTGCCAACGTATTCAACTCCAAACAGACTTTCATCTTATGTGAAAAAGCCGGTTCTTGGTCGGGAAGGCGGAGGCATCCAAATCGTGGTTAACGGTCAAATTCTTGAAGAAGATGTTGATCATTACCAAAATCAACAAACGGTGTACCAACAATATTTCTCGATGCCTGATCAGACGATTGATACATGGGACGGACCTTATACAGGAAAACTTTTAATTGGCTCTCATGTATTGGCTGGAGAACCTAGTGGCCTTTTCTTTCGTGTGGGTGGCTTGATTACCGGTAACCTCTCGATGTTTGTACCATATACTGAAGTCTAA
- a CDS encoding potassium channel family protein produces MHFFLKISLSLIRMKNITLAITTSIFILFCTVVMFYLEPDNFESLLNTFYFVMTTFATVGYGDYSPVTMTGKLFSIIMYLFGIGLLGVVIGKLVDSFTIFRKKREEGRLNYMKERHIVIVGWNKKTDIAVKEILDSDSSVEVVIVDQLRQSPIDLAYNRVHYIQGDPTEGETFEKANLKRAKAVIVFSDDTIQDPSLKDAKTLLVSITVERLAPHVHTTVEVATEKHVSNFSHVKVDEFILSQETISHLAVRAALYQGVSQIYAQLISRQYGDDLFKISKDPAWKTYNDAFQALLQKGATLIADRNLLDINRRLDETIPDEAVLYIICNQETYQCLKKQ; encoded by the coding sequence ATGCATTTTTTTCTAAAAATAAGTTTGTCGCTAATTAGGATGAAGAATATTACTTTAGCTATTACTACTAGTATTTTTATATTGTTCTGTACGGTTGTTATGTTTTACCTTGAACCTGATAACTTTGAAAGTTTACTTAATACCTTTTATTTTGTTATGACAACTTTTGCTACGGTTGGTTATGGTGATTATTCTCCCGTAACGATGACAGGAAAGCTTTTTTCAATAATTATGTACCTATTTGGAATAGGTTTATTGGGGGTAGTCATCGGGAAACTCGTGGATTCGTTTACGATTTTTAGAAAGAAAAGGGAGGAAGGAAGATTGAATTATATGAAAGAGCGTCATATTGTAATTGTCGGGTGGAATAAGAAAACAGATATCGCAGTTAAGGAAATATTAGATTCGGACTCATCAGTTGAAGTTGTCATTGTCGATCAATTACGACAGTCTCCAATTGATTTAGCATATAATCGGGTTCACTATATCCAAGGTGATCCTACAGAGGGCGAAACATTTGAGAAGGCAAACCTCAAAAGAGCAAAAGCAGTTATTGTTTTTTCTGATGATACAATTCAAGATCCATCATTAAAAGATGCGAAAACATTGCTAGTTTCCATTACAGTCGAACGTTTAGCGCCACATGTTCATACAACTGTAGAAGTTGCAACTGAAAAACATGTGTCAAACTTCTCTCATGTAAAAGTAGATGAGTTTATACTCTCTCAAGAAACAATCTCACATTTAGCGGTTAGAGCTGCTTTATATCAAGGTGTTAGTCAGATATACGCGCAGTTAATTAGTCGACAATATGGGGACGACTTATTTAAGATTTCAAAAGACCCAGCCTGGAAAACCTATAATGATGCATTTCAAGCACTATTACAAAAAGGAGCTACTTTAATTGCGGACAGGAATTTATTAGACATTAATAGACGTTTAGATGAAACTATTCCGGATGAGGCTGTTCTATATATTATTTGTAATCAGGAAACTTATCAATGCTTAAAAAAGCAATAA
- a CDS encoding GNAT family N-acetyltransferase: protein MDKQIRIEQIFSEVHFNELAELLAIVVEDGASIGFLPPLSNTDAIDYWKTVLGPGVVLLVAKLNEQIVGSVQLHLSMKQNGRHRAEVAKLMTHPNFRRNGIGRILMEKAEQIAKQEQRSLIVLDTREGDPSNNLYHSLGYIEGGRIPNYAMSADGTLAATILYYKNVD from the coding sequence ATGGATAAGCAGATTAGAATTGAACAAATTTTTTCTGAAGTACATTTTAATGAACTTGCTGAACTCTTAGCAATAGTAGTGGAGGATGGAGCTTCTATTGGTTTTTTGCCACCATTGTCAAATACTGATGCTATAGACTATTGGAAAACAGTGTTAGGACCGGGGGTAGTCTTATTAGTTGCGAAATTAAATGAGCAAATTGTCGGGAGTGTACAACTTCATCTATCAATGAAGCAGAATGGTAGACATAGAGCTGAAGTTGCAAAATTAATGACCCACCCAAATTTTCGTCGGAATGGGATAGGACGTATACTGATGGAGAAAGCCGAACAAATAGCTAAGCAAGAACAACGGTCATTAATTGTCTTAGATACGAGAGAAGGAGATCCATCAAATAATCTCTATCATTCGTTAGGATATATAGAAGGTGGTCGTATTCCTAACTATGCAATGTCCGCTGACGGTACATTAGCAGCAACGATACTCTACTACAAAAATGTTGATTGA
- a CDS encoding methyl-accepting chemotaxis protein, which produces MFKSIIPRKRKTDYNSKLIEKSHRIEQLIDRTSDIVIETNQMAGTVKSILSEQDEISKKQSASIKDLTKNIGEFAKDTEEITLKVTELSNVVLDASQKCEDVNHKTIEMVEISQQGKLSMKETSENVQAVIQSINSLTDTVSLAGNSALEIKTIIQVINNIASQTNLLALNASIEAARAGEHGKGFAVVAQEIRLLSESVTEATKTIEQLIGNVESIINQAVNQSQSNRESINLVQRSVGVTEQVFNNMLNSGIEFKDNINYVVKDMTEASIFAKEITDLTQTQLATAQEIYATTESVKEMTIDGNNNNKAVSNNVNELFINVNQIGRRTVLETGKNGEQGYFSYRHNLEGVFEYVTESVEKVLGYSTDEFMQNFETFLTDHTVNKKAVNYTESSLTGIQQPKYYTELYRKDGTKCFVEITEVPVFNENHEVIGVEGLVKEMKNFSI; this is translated from the coding sequence ATGTTTAAATCAATCATTCCACGAAAAAGAAAAACTGATTACAATTCAAAACTGATAGAAAAGAGTCATCGTATTGAACAGCTAATTGATCGAACCTCCGATATTGTCATAGAAACAAATCAAATGGCAGGTACAGTTAAAAGTATCCTTTCTGAACAAGATGAAATCTCTAAGAAGCAATCTGCCTCCATTAAAGACCTTACCAAAAACATTGGAGAATTTGCTAAAGATACTGAAGAAATCACCCTAAAGGTTACAGAACTCTCGAACGTTGTATTAGATGCATCACAAAAATGTGAAGATGTAAACCATAAAACGATTGAAATGGTCGAGATTTCACAACAAGGAAAACTATCTATGAAGGAAACATCAGAAAACGTCCAAGCTGTTATTCAGTCAATTAATAGCTTAACAGATACGGTTTCTCTAGCTGGAAACTCAGCCCTTGAGATCAAAACAATTATACAGGTCATAAATAACATTGCCTCTCAAACAAATTTATTGGCCCTAAATGCTTCTATAGAAGCTGCTCGTGCTGGTGAGCATGGCAAAGGCTTTGCAGTTGTTGCGCAAGAAATCAGACTACTCTCAGAGAGCGTCACAGAAGCTACCAAGACAATTGAACAACTAATTGGCAATGTTGAAAGTATTATTAATCAAGCTGTCAATCAATCACAATCAAATCGCGAGAGTATAAATCTTGTTCAACGATCCGTAGGAGTAACTGAACAAGTGTTTAACAACATGCTAAACTCCGGGATTGAATTTAAAGATAACATTAATTATGTAGTGAAAGACATGACTGAAGCTAGTATCTTTGCTAAGGAAATAACAGATCTAACTCAAACGCAACTAGCAACAGCTCAAGAAATATACGCCACCACCGAGTCTGTTAAAGAGATGACCATAGATGGGAATAATAATAACAAAGCGGTATCGAATAATGTAAACGAACTATTTATAAATGTAAATCAGATTGGTAGAAGGACTGTTTTAGAAACTGGAAAAAATGGAGAACAAGGTTATTTTTCATACCGGCATAATCTTGAAGGCGTCTTTGAATATGTTACTGAATCCGTTGAAAAAGTATTAGGCTATTCTACAGACGAGTTTATGCAGAACTTTGAAACGTTCTTAACCGATCATACAGTAAACAAAAAAGCAGTTAACTATACCGAATCATCTCTAACTGGAATACAGCAACCTAAATATTATACGGAATTGTATAGAAAAGATGGGACGAAATGCTTTGTTGAAATAACGGAGGTTCCTGTATTTAATGAAAACCATGAAGTAATAGGGGTCGAAGGACTCGTTAAGGAAATGAAGAATTTCTCAATTTAA